Proteins encoded in a region of the Flavobacterium sp. PMTSA4 genome:
- a CDS encoding 6-pyruvoyl trahydropterin synthase family protein has product MSNIRITKQFSFETGHALYGYDGKCKNVHGHSYKLSVTVIGKPISDTSNVKYGMVIDFSDLKTIVREEIVDVFDHATVFNKNTPHVELANELKERGHHVILVDYQPTSENMVIDFAQKIKSRLPKDIQLHSLKLQETESSFAEWYASDNQ; this is encoded by the coding sequence ATGAGCAACATCCGAATTACCAAACAGTTTTCTTTCGAAACCGGTCATGCACTCTATGGTTACGATGGAAAATGTAAAAACGTTCACGGTCATAGTTACAAATTATCAGTAACTGTAATCGGAAAACCAATTTCAGATACTTCTAATGTAAAATACGGTATGGTTATCGATTTCTCTGACCTGAAAACCATTGTTCGCGAAGAAATTGTAGATGTTTTTGATCACGCTACCGTTTTCAACAAAAACACACCTCATGTTGAATTGGCCAACGAACTGAAAGAACGCGGTCATCATGTAATCTTGGTAGATTACCAGCCAACAAGCGAAAACATGGTGATTGATTTTGCTCAAAAAATAAAAAGTCGTTTACCCAAAGACATTCAACTCCATTCCTTAAAATTACAAGAAACCGAAAGCTCTTTTGCCGAATGGTATGCTTCCGATAATCAATAA
- a CDS encoding UDP-2,3-diacylglucosamine diphosphatase translates to MNISPNKKIYFASDQHFGAPTPEASFPREQKFVAWLDEVKKDAECIFLLGDLFDFWFEYKTVVPKGFVRVLGKLAEIRDSGIPIYFFVGNHDLWMHDYFEKELNIPVYHDNQEYTFNGKTFLIGHGDGKGPGDKGYKRMKKVFTNPFSKWLFRWLHPDIGVRLAQYLSVKNKLISGEADVKFLGEDKEWLVQYSKRKLETKHYNYLVFGHRHLPMILEVGENSEYVNLGDWIGYFTYGVFDGEKLELKEY, encoded by the coding sequence ATGAACATTTCTCCCAATAAAAAAATATACTTTGCTTCCGACCAACACTTTGGTGCGCCAACGCCCGAAGCGAGTTTTCCGCGCGAGCAAAAGTTTGTCGCTTGGTTGGATGAAGTAAAAAAAGATGCAGAATGCATTTTCCTCTTGGGCGATTTATTCGATTTTTGGTTCGAATACAAAACCGTAGTGCCTAAAGGTTTCGTTCGTGTATTAGGTAAGCTAGCCGAAATTCGCGACAGCGGTATCCCAATTTATTTCTTCGTGGGCAATCACGATTTGTGGATGCACGATTATTTTGAAAAAGAACTCAACATTCCGGTTTATCACGACAATCAGGAATATACCTTTAACGGAAAAACATTTCTTATTGGTCACGGTGACGGAAAAGGTCCGGGTGACAAAGGCTACAAACGAATGAAAAAAGTCTTCACCAATCCGTTTTCAAAATGGTTGTTCCGTTGGTTGCATCCCGATATCGGCGTGAGACTGGCACAATACCTTTCCGTTAAAAACAAATTGATTTCTGGCGAAGCCGATGTAAAATTCTTAGGCGAAGACAAAGAATGGTTAGTGCAATACTCAAAACGCAAGCTCGAAACCAAGCATTACAATTATTTGGTTTTCGGTCACCGTCATCTACCAATGATTCTTGAAGTAGGCGAAAATTCAGAATACGTCAACCTTGGTGATTGGATTGGTTATTTTACCTATGGCGTTTTTGATGGAGAAAAGTTGGAGTTGAAAGAGTATTAA